A section of the Virgibacillus sp. NKC19-3 genome encodes:
- the xerD gene encoding site-specific tyrosine recombinase XerD — protein sequence MLKYAFEDFFHFLRVERGLSDNTLESYERDLTNYKHYMEHVILKTEWDAVNRSDISNFLYMLKDSGKSSATISRHIASIRSFHQFLIREQLVNQDVSLHIETPKKARKLPDTLSEKDVESLLMISGNSPLKIRNKAMLELLYATGLRVSELITLKIGDLHLTMGFVQCIGKGGKERIVPLGNVAKRAVEDYLNRARGRLVKRQVDDNVLFVNQHGRALSRQGFWKILKTAAKEAGITQKITPHTLRHSFATHLLENGADLRIVQEMLGHVDISTTQIYTHVTKARLTDIYKTYHPRA from the coding sequence ATGCTGAAATATGCTTTTGAGGATTTTTTTCACTTTCTCCGGGTAGAAAGAGGTTTATCTGATAATACGCTGGAGTCCTATGAGCGTGATTTGACAAATTATAAGCATTATATGGAGCATGTCATATTAAAAACGGAATGGGACGCTGTGAATCGAAGCGACATCAGTAATTTTTTGTATATGTTAAAAGACAGTGGAAAATCCTCTGCGACGATTTCACGTCACATTGCATCTATCCGATCATTCCATCAGTTTTTAATACGTGAGCAACTTGTAAATCAGGATGTTAGTTTACATATTGAAACACCTAAAAAAGCGAGAAAACTACCGGATACTTTATCTGAAAAGGATGTTGAATCATTACTGATGATCAGCGGAAATTCGCCTTTGAAAATTCGAAATAAAGCAATGCTGGAATTACTTTATGCTACGGGCTTACGTGTAAGCGAATTAATAACATTAAAAATTGGTGATCTCCATCTTACAATGGGGTTTGTCCAGTGTATTGGAAAAGGTGGTAAAGAGAGAATTGTTCCACTTGGAAATGTTGCCAAAAGAGCTGTAGAGGATTATCTAAATCGTGCAAGAGGACGCTTAGTAAAACGACAGGTCGATGACAATGTTTTATTTGTCAATCAGCATGGTAGGGCCTTATCTCGGCAAGGATTCTGGAAAATACTTAAAACGGCTGCGAAAGAGGCAGGTATAACCCAGAAAATTACTCCACATACATTGCGGCATTCTTTTGCCACACATTTGTTGGAAAATGGTGCGGATTTACGTATCGTGCAAGAAATGCTGGGACATGTAGATATATCTACGACACAAATTTATACACACGTGACAAAAGCTAGATTAACAGATATATATAAGACGTATCATCCAAGAGCATAA